From one Henningerozyma blattae CBS 6284 chromosome 1, complete genome genomic stretch:
- the TBLA0A10760 gene encoding uncharacterized protein, with protein sequence MINLFNTQRTNYYRENKSIFFSNIVSLFLLFSFIFSTSNAAIISPRTLLLPVNDTSSNDANLNNAGVPSNSLQYQESQNSILESIINSNTNIINSSPPTLVTPTLTPSVASPAYQILPSETYMNHYESAQRQYANAIDLTTKITEGIIPLDVSIDPMKNTMVQVTISTGVTTYTENGKIYYKTYYIIREEELADVEGTWAEKNCIIPSTAQSTPGFAATVYPYSDDGTTGAAYLEGGSFKNSDPISVVTGVTDLTSVTGGSGGYVVEYDGYFIPSDTGLYDIQLLGADSAAIVMFANPSALDTNNAVPQSSDLDINLSMQSGQTDHNTAMGWLYAGLAYPIKILYYTDDPSNINLSLQFTDPSSEIHSITDNVVSYGNLKVLCPKLMGTHIEMNSTITTAWTGSFTSTYSLSTLTTIGTDGNTTIENIYYVETPEIDQLSTKFFDYSGTLTTTYSTKIKKSTGTDGLITTWTIYYVDIPSVVSTSFKSTYWTGSYSSTYSTKTKRTIGSDGLPTTLVIYYVETPIGYTTETRYFPWTGTYTSTYSTKNKLSVGPDGSTTSEVIYLVETPAHATSSSIISLTDGSLYTTDINSATKSESYPATSDTQQGSSGTVSINSDIDSTLQSNDNSVYHSKTSTLNSNSWATSTIGTQSNNPSLGQSTTLTSAFTSTATSATYSVSTATPPVVTSAISSSATSSASNGILSGPSVVSSSSGVSSASSGAPSSSGASSASSAAPSSSVGSSASSGAVSSSVASSSSSSNPSSSVASSASSGAPSSSFGSSASSGASSASSAAASSSVASSASSAVVSSTAASSASSGASSASSGAPSSSVASSASSGASSASSAAASSSGASSASSAVPSSNDASSASSGAPSSRVASAASSGAPSSSVASAASSAGPSSSDASSASSAVPSSSVASSASSGAPSSSGASSASSAVPSSNDASSASSGVPSSSVASSASSGASSASSGASSASSAAASSSGASSASSAVPSSNDASSASSGAPSSSVASSASSAVPSSSVGSSASSGAPSSIVASAASSATPSSSVASSASSGAPSSSFGSSASSGASSASSAAASSSVASSASSAVVSSTAASSASSGASSASSAAASSSGASSASSAVPSSNDASSASSGAPSSSVASSASSGASSASSAAASSSGASSASSAVPSPNDASSASSGVPSSSVASSASSGASSASSAAHPQVLHLLLLVVLHPPSVGSSASSATPSSSVASSASSGAASSSVASSASSAAASSSDASSASSGVPSSSVASFASSGAPSSSVASSASSGASSASSAAASSSDASSASSAVPSSSVASSASSGAPSSSVASSASNAAASSSVASSASSAAASSSVASSACSGAPSSSVASSASSATPSSSVASSATSAVPSSSVASSASSAAPSSRVASAASSAAASSSVASSASSAVVSSTAASSTSSGASSASSAAVSSSVACSSSSSNPSSSVAYSASSGAPSSSVGSSASSGAPSSSVVSSASIAAPSSSVASSASSAAASSSVASSACSGAPSSSVASSASSATPSSSVASSATSAVPSSNDASSASSGAPSSRVASAASSGAPSSSVASAASSAGPSSSDASSASSAVPSSSVASSASSAAPSSSVASSATSAVPSSNDASSASSGAPSSRVASAASSAAASSSVASSASSAVVSSTAASSASSGASSASSATPSSSVASSASSGASSASSAAPSSSVASAASSTTVSSSVGSFASSAVPSSSVPSSASSGARLSSVGSSASSGAPSSSVGSSASSGAPSSSVASSASSAAVSSSVTSSASSGAPSSSVGSSASSGAPSSSVVSSASIAAVSSSVTSSASSGSPSSSGASSAFSAIPSSSVVFSSSSGSPSFNEVSSASSASVVSSVSSSSCSISASSSAASSAFSYVFSVSSGYLFSNDASSVFSVGSSGLSNIASTLCPTCESSTISTTFSDHNSILLPSGTASIVPSSLGDKGSKIVSTMSYSYSTNSSSYACTTCFSSDLPLGASSVLVSTTSPPSGFSATSNSHCSTCITNSTPKVIISSSTEHPKHSIFTVTIVENNTSTKTVVVHCSETTKSNGEVLTVTTTIPCTTSISAGHSSYTTTMIENGTVTKTVVVHCSETTKSNGEVLTLTVTKSFTGQTESLSILSSTSTNSELVASRIIFTTTEEQLPTETILDSYSISSTTQNSIFFPNKTVTHTEPYNTILPKETVSINYNRTSTIFANINGSITEVNSLPHVTTILQQVSNNGSYQVVTLIGNIAANLKLNGTNITRTLQVDKRQLTEIVPMENPEPSRVTASIFDQIENSGISIKFHPLYEILALIVTMLII encoded by the coding sequence ATGCAGGTGTTCCATCAAATAGTTTACAATATCAAGAATCACAAAATAGTATATTAGAATCGATTATAAATTCTAAcacaaatattataaattcttCTCCACCTACCCTTGTTACACCAACGTTAACTCCATCTGTTGCATCACCGGCCTACCAAATTTTACCTTCTGAAACATATATGAATCATTATGAATCAGCTCAAAGACAGTATGCGAATGCTATCGACTTAACTACAAAAATAACGGAAGGTATTATTCCTTTGGATGTAAGCATAGATCCTATGAAAAATACAATGGTACAAGTCACTATCTCTACTGGTGTCACCACTTATACAGAAAATggtaaaatttattataaaaccTATTACATCATTAGAGAAGAAGAGTTAGCTGATGTTGAAGGTACATGGGCTGAAAAAAACTGTATCATCCCTAGTACAGCTCAATCTACTCCAGGTTTTGCAGCTACAGTTTATCCATATTCTGATGATGGTACAACAGGTGCTGCGTACCTAGAAGGTGGTAGCTTTAAAAACTCTGATCCTATTTCAGTGGTGACAGGTGTTACTGATTTAACCTCTGTAACTGGAGGATCAGGGGGTTATGTTGTCGAATATGATGGTTATTTTATTCCAAGTGATACAGGTCTTTATGATATCCAACTACTAGGTGCTGATTCTGCAGCTATTGTCATGTTTGCCAATCCAAGTGCTCTTGATACAAACAATGCCGTTCCCCAAAGCTCAGATCttgatattaatttatcaatgcAGTCTGGTCAAACGGATCATAATACAGCAATGGGTTGGCTATATGCAGGACTAGCTTAtccaattaaaattttatattacaCAGATGATCCTTCAAATATCAACTTGTCCTTGCAATTCACAGATCCAAGTAGTGAAATTCATTCAATAACCGATAATGTCGTATCATATGGCAATTTAAAAGTATTGTGCCCAAAATTGATGGGAACACATATTGAAATGAATTCCACCATAACTACTGCATGGACTGGGTCTTTTACTTCCACGTATTCACTTTCAACTTTAACTACTATTGGCACTGATGGTAATacaacaattgaaaatatttattatgtAGAAACCCCAGAAATTGATCAATTATCTACCAAATTTTTTGACTACTCAGGAACACTTACAACTACATACTCaactaaaattaaaaaatcaactGGTACAGATGGACTTATTACAACATGGACGATTTACTACGTTGATATTCCAAGTGTTGTTTCTActtcttttaaaagtaCGTACTGGACTGGGTCTTACTCATCTACATATTCCACCAAAACAAAACGTACAATTGGTAGTGATGGTCTACCAACAACCCTTGTTATATACTATGTCGAAACACCAATTGGTTACACAACAGAAACTAGATATTTTCCATGGACTGGAACATATACTTCTACTTATTCTACTAAGAACAAACTATCTGTAGGACCAGACGGTTCTACTACATCAGAGGTCATATACTTAGTAGAAACTCCAGCACACGCTACTAGTTCCTCAATAATAAGTCTAACAGATGGCTCGCTATATACAACCGATATAAACTCAGCTACAAAATCTGAATCATACCCAGCGACATCTGATACTCAGCAGGGCAGTAGTGGTACTGTTAGTATTAATTCAGATATTGATTCAACACTCCAATCAAATGACAACTCAGTGTATCACTCAAAAACGTCTACACTTAACAGCAACAGTTGGGCAACATCAACAATAGGAACTCAAAGCAATAACCCGTCCCTAGGACAATCGACGACATTAACCTCAGCGTTTACTTCTACTGCAACAAGTGCCACATATTCTGTGTCTACTGCTACCCCACCAGTCGTGACCAGTGCTATATCATCAAGTGCTACATCTTCTGCTTCTAATGGTATTTTATCCGGGCCTTCAGTTGTTTCATCCTCTAGTGGTGTATCATCTGCTTCTAGTGGTGCTCCATCCTCTAGTGGTGCATcctctgcttctagtgcTGCTCCATCCTCAAGTGTTGGATcctctgcttctagtggTGCTGTATCCTCAAGTGTTGCATCCTCTTCTTCTAGTTCTAATCCATCCTCAAGTGTTGCATcctctgcttctagtggTGCTCCATCCTCAAGTTTTGGATcctctgcttctagtggTGCATcctctgcttctagtgcTGCTGCATCCTCAAGTGTTGCATcctctgcttctagtgcTGTTGTATCCTCAACTGCTGCATCATCTGCTTCTAGTGGTGCATcctctgcttctagtggTGCTCCATCCTCTAGTGTTGCATcctctgcttctagtggTGCATcctctgcttctagtgcTGCTGCATCCTCAAGTGGTGCATcctctgcttctagtgcTGTTCCATCCTCTAATGATGCATcctctgcttctagtggTGCTCCATCCTCTAGGGTTGCCTCCGCTGCTTCTAGTGGTGCTCCATCCTCTAGCGTTGCCTCCGCTGCTTCTAGTGCTGGTCCATCCTCAAGTGATGCATcctctgcttctagtgcTGTTCCATCCTCTAGTGTTGCATcctctgcttctagtggTGCTCCATCCTCAAGTGGTGCATcctctgcttctagtgcTGTTCCATCCTCTAATGATGCATcctctgcttctagtggTGTTCCATCCTCTAGTGTTGCATcctctgcttctagtggTGCATcctctgcttctagtggTGCATcctctgcttctagtgcTGCTGCATCCTCAAGTGGTGCATcctctgcttctagtgcTGTTCCATCCTCTAATGATGCATcctctgcttctagtggTGCTCCATCCTCTAGTGTTGCATcctctgcttctagtgcTGTTCCATCCTCAAGTGTTGGATcctctgcttctagtggTGCTCCATCCTCTATTGTTGCCTCCGCTGCTTCTAGTGCTACTCCATCCTCAAGTGTTGCATcctctgcttctagtggTGCTCCATCCTCAAGTTTTGGATcctctgcttctagtggTGCATcctctgcttctagtgcTGCTGCATCCTCAAGTGTTGCATcctctgcttctagtgcTGTTGTATCCTCAACTGCTGCATCATCTGCTTCTAGTGGTGCATcctctgcttctagtgcTGCTGCATCCTCAAGTGGTGCATcctctgcttctagtgcTGTTCCATCCTCTAATGATGCATcctctgcttctagtggTGCTCCATCCTCTAGTGTTGCATcctctgcttctagtggTGCATcctctgcttctagtgcTGCTGCATCCTCAAGTGGTGCATcctctgcttctagtgcTGTTCCATCCCCTAATGATGCATcctctgcttctagtggTGTTCCATCCTCTAGTGTTGCATcctctgcttctagtggTGCATcctctgcttctagtgcTGCTCATCCTCAAGTGTTGCATcttctgcttctagtgGTGCTCCATCCTCCAAGTGTTGGATcctctgcttctagtgcTACTCCATCCTCAAGTGTTGCATCATCTGCTTCTAGTGGTGCTGCATCCTCAAGTGTTGCATcctctgcttctagtgcTGCTGCATCCTCTAGTGATGCATcctctgcttctagtggTGTTCCATCCTCAAGTGTTGCATCCTTTGCTTCTAGTGGTGCTCCATCCTCTAGTGTTGCATcctctgcttctagtggTGCATcctctgcttctagtgcTGCTGCATCCTCAAGTGATGCATcctctgcttctagtgcTGTTCCATCCTCTAGTGTTGCATcctctgcttctagtggTGCTCCATCCTCAAGTGTTGCATCCTCTGCTTCTAATGCTGCTGCATCCTCAAGTGTTGCATcctctgcttctagtgcTGCTGCATCCTCAAGTGTTGCATCATCTGCTTGTAGTGGTGCTCCATCATCAAGTGTTGCATcttctgcttctagtgCTACTCCATCCTCAAGTGTTGCATCCTCTGCTACTAGTGCTGTTCCATCCTCAAGTGTTGCATcttctgcttctagtgCTGCTCCATCCTCTAGGGTTGCCTCCGCTGCTTCTAGTGCTGCTGCATCCTCAAGTGTTGCATcctctgcttctagtgcTGTTGTATCCTCAACTGCTGCATCATCTACTTCTAGTGGTGCATcctctgcttctagtgcTGCTGTATCCTCAAGTGTTGCATGCTCTTCTTCTAGTTCTAATCCATCCTCAAGTGTTGCATActctgcttctagtggTGCTCCATCCTCAAGTGTTGGATcctctgcttctagtggTGCTCCATCCTCAAGTGTTGTATCTTCTGCTTCTATTGCTGCTCCATCCTCAAGTGTTGCATcctctgcttctagtgcTGCTGCATCCTCAAGTGTTGCATCCTCTGCTTGTAGTGGTGCTCCATCATCAAGTGTTGCATcttctgcttctagtgCTACTCCATCCTCAAGTGTTGCATCCTCTGCTACTAGTGCTGTTCCATCCTCTAATGATGCATcctctgcttctagtggTGCTCCATCCTCTAGGGTTGCCTCCGCTGCTTCTAGTGGTGCTCCATCCTCTAGCGTTGCCTCCGCTGCTTCTAGTGCTGGTCCATCCTCAAGTGATGCATcctctgcttctagtgcTGTTCCATCCTCTAGTGTTGCATcctctgcttctagtgcTGCTCCATCCTCAAGTGTTGCATCCTCTGCTACTAGTGCTGTTCCATCCTCTAATGATGCATcctctgcttctagtggTGCTCCATCCTCTAGGGTTGCCTCCGCTGCTTCTAGTGCTGCTGCATCCTCAAGTGTTGCATcctctgcttctagtgcTGTTGTATCCTCAACTGCTGCATCATCTGCTTCTAGTGGTGCATcctctgcttctagtgcTACTCCATCCTCAAGTGTTGCATcctctgcttctagtggTGCATcctctgcttctagtgcTGCTCCATCCTCTAGTGTTGCCTCCGCTGCTTCTAGTACTACTGTATCCTCAAGTGTTGGATCCTTTGCTTCTAGTGCTGTTCCATCCTCTAGTGTTCCATcttctgcttctagtgGTGCTCGATTATCAAGTGTTGGATcctctgcttctagtggTGCTCCATCCTCAAGTGTTGGATcctctgcttctagtggTGCTCCATCCTCAAGTGTTGCATcttctgcttctagtgCTGCTGTATCCTCTAGTGTTACATcctctgcttctagtggTGCTCCATCCTCAAGTGTTGGATCCTCTGCTTCGAGTGGTGCTCCATCCTCAAGTGTTGTATCTTCTGCTTCTATTGCTGCTGTATCCTCTAGTGTTACATcctctgcttctagtggTTCTCCATCCTCTAGTGGTGCATCCTCTGCTTTTAGTGCTATTCCATCCTCAAGTGTTGTCTTCTCTTCTTCCAGTGGTTCTCCATCCTTTAATGAAGTATCATCTGCTTCCAGTGCTTCGGTAGTCTCAAGTGTTTCATCTTCTAGTTGTAGTATTTCTGCTTCTTCAAGTGCTGCATCTTCTGCTTTCAGTTATGTTTTTTCTGTTTCAAGTGGTTAtctattttcaaatgatgCTTCTTCTGTTTTTAGTGTTGGTTCATCCGGGTTATCTAATATTGCATCTACATTGTGTCCAACATGTGAAAGCAGTACAATATCAACAACCTTCTCTGATCACAATAGTATTTTATTACCTTCTGGTACTGCAAGTATTGTGCCATCTAGTTTGGGTGATAAAGGTTCAAAGATTGTTAGCACAATGAGTTATAGTTACAGTACGAATAGTTCTTCATACGCTTGCACAACATGCTTTTCTTCTGATTTGCCTTTGGGCGCCTCGTCTGTTTTAGTAAGTACCACATCACCTCCTTCCGGTTTTAGTGCAACTTCAAATTCACATTGTTCAACATGTATTACTAATAGTACTCCAAAAGTAATCATTAGTAGTAGCACAGAACATCCAAAGCATTCCATTTTTACTGTAACAATCGTTGAAAATAACACATCCACGAAGACAGTTGTTGTTCACTGTTCTGAGACTACTAAATCAAATGGTGAAGTTCTTACTGTCACCACAACTATTCCGTGTACTACTTCCATTTCAGCCGGTCACTCTTCGTACACGACAACCATGATAGAAAATGGTACTGTTACCAAGACAGTTGTTGTTCACTGTTCTGAGACTACTAAATCAAATGGTGAAGTTCTTACCTTAACAGTTACAAAGTCCTTTACAGGACAGACAGAATCTCTCTCTATTTTGTCATCTACATCAACAAATAGTGAGTTGGTTGCTTCGAGAATTATATTCACTACCACCGAGGAACAGCTCCCCACTGAAACAATTTTGGATTCATATTCGATCTCTTCTACTACTCaaaattctatatttttccCAAATAAAACCGTTACACATACTGAGCCATATAATACTATACTACCTAAAGAAACTGTCAGTATTAATTATAACAGGACAAGCACTATTTTTGCAAATATCAATGGTTCTATTACAGAAGTAAATTCACTACCTCATGTTACTACTATTTTACAACAAGtttcaaataatggaaGTTACCAGGTTGTAACTCTTATTGGAAACATAGCAGCTAACTTAAAGTTGAATGGTACAAATATAACCAGAACTCTTCAAGTAGATAAAAGACAATTAACTGAAATTGTACCTATGGAAAATCCCGAGCCTTCTCGTGTTACTGCTTCAATTTTTGACCAGATAGAAAATAGTGGAATTAgtataaaatttcatcCTTTGTATGAAATCCTTGCACTAATAGTTACAATGTTGATAATCTAA